One window from the genome of Acinetobacter sp. ANC 7912 encodes:
- the grpE gene encoding nucleotide exchange factor GrpE gives MATEQNEKAQELEQEQANPETAQTQAETEQTETEQAEVTVESLQAQIEKLEADLKLEKARTANAVYEAQKSVERIQREAEKHKEAVLEKFAKELLDTVDNLERALAAVGEEKTPFSEGVELTLKGLLTTLEKFGVVAVDTASGFNADLHQAVGIDPNAKANEIGNVLQKGYSLNGRLLRPAMVMVGA, from the coding sequence ATGGCAACTGAGCAGAACGAAAAAGCTCAAGAACTTGAGCAAGAGCAAGCGAACCCAGAAACAGCGCAAACTCAAGCCGAAACTGAGCAAACTGAAACTGAACAAGCCGAAGTTACCGTTGAATCTTTACAGGCACAGATCGAAAAACTTGAAGCGGATCTAAAACTGGAAAAAGCCCGTACTGCCAATGCGGTGTACGAAGCACAAAAAAGTGTAGAACGCATTCAACGTGAAGCTGAAAAACACAAAGAAGCTGTTCTAGAAAAGTTTGCCAAAGAGCTGCTGGACACCGTGGATAACCTCGAGCGTGCGCTGGCAGCTGTAGGTGAAGAAAAAACTCCATTTTCTGAAGGTGTGGAACTGACCCTGAAAGGCCTGCTTACTACTTTAGAAAAGTTCGGTGTGGTAGCGGTGGATACAGCAAGTGGTTTCAATGCAGACCTGCATCAGGCCGTTGGTATTGATCCCAATGCCAAAGCCAATGAAATTGGCAATGTATTGCAAAAAGGTTACAGCTTAAATGGCCGTTTACTTCGCCCTGCAATGGTGATGGTTGGCGCTTAA